The sequence below is a genomic window from Mycobacterium heidelbergense.
AATCCAGCGCCCACACGCCAAAACCGGGTACCGGCAGCGGGATTCGGCCGGCCCGCCGGATCGCCTGCGACAGCATGATGATGCCGTCGGCGCCGATGTTGAACGTGCCGGCCTTGCCGGCCATCGCCGCGCGCTCCAGCGCGCCCAGCGCATCCTGCTCGTGCAGCAGCTGCAGGCGGGCGTCGCGGCCGAACATCGTCGGAACCAGCGGCCCGGCCAGATACCGCGACAGCGTGGTGTCCATCGCCGGGCCGATCATGTTGGCCAGCCGCAGAATGGTCACCGCGATATCGGGCCGGCGCCGGCCCAATCCGCGCGCGTATCCCTCGATGTCGAGGCTGTCCTTGGCGAAACCGCCGCGCAAGGGCCGCCGGCTGCTGCTGTCCTCGGTGAACATCACCGGGTCGTGCGCGCTCGAGCCGTACACCTCGGAGGTCGACTTCAGCACGACGCGGCGCACCGAGGGCGCCTTCTGGCAGGCCGCGAAGAGCTGCATCGCGCCCATCACGTTGAGCTCCTTCAGCGCCGCGCTGCCGCCGGATCGCGGCGCGTACGACGCCGCCGCGGCGTGCACCACCGTGTCGACATCGCCGTTGCGAATCACCTTGGCGATGAAGGGATTACGAATGTCGGCGCGGACGAACTCGGCTCGGCCCATGCGGCGCAGCATGTCTTTGCTGGGAGCGATCGCATCCACCGCGATGACGCCGTTGATCAACGGGTTCTGCGCGAGCCGGGCGGTCAGGTAGCCGCCCAGAAACCGGCACGCGCCGGTAACCAGCACCACCTTGGGATAGTGCATGGTGTCGCTCGCGCCGGCACCGCTTCCGCTGGGCTGATCCACCCAAACAGCCTAACGGCCCGGCGAGACGGTGGCGTTTCGGCGACGTGACGGTGAACTGGGGCTTACTTACCGAGTTTTCTGCGCTGCACCCGGGTGCGGCGCAGCAGCTTGCGGTGCTTCTTCTTCGACATGCGCTTGCGCCGCTTCTTGATTACTGAACCCATGAACTCCGCTATCTGACCGGTGACCGCTGCTAAAAACCTCGAGCCACCTTACCCGGCGGGCGGCGCCCAACACCAAACGGGCACCGACCGTAAGCTCCGCGACGCGACACGCTGGGCCGCCGCCGGATTCACGGTCGGGCCATGGGCGCGGCTAGCCCGCGTCGAAGTACGAGGTCTCCAGCATGTCGTGGACGGCCTTGGCATGCACCCGGAAGGACCTCCCGACCCGCACCGCCGGCAGCTCGCCGTTGTGCACCAGCCGGTACACCGTCATCTTGGAGACGCGCATCAGCGCGGCCACCTCGGCGACGGTGAGGAATTGTGTCCTGGCCTGCTGGCCGTCGGCGGAACCGGTGTCCCGCCCCTTACCAGCGGAATCTCGCGCCGATGGCCCGTTCGTAGACGTCATCGCAACCCAATCGTGTCAGGCCCGCGCAATGCCAGCGGCTTCCCCTCCGCTGGCACCCACACGTGCATACAAGTAAGGAGAATAGCGGGACTAATGGGGTTACTGGTACTGGTGAGGGACAATCAGTCCAAAATTCTTGAATTATTCCGATGTAATTCTTAGCTGCTCAGAGCGCCTTTTGGCGGCCTGGACCGCCGCGTCCACGGCCGCCCGCACTCCGCCCCGTTCCAGTTCGCGCAGCGCAGCGGCGGTCGTGCCGCCGGGCGAGGTGATCGTGGCTCTCAGCTGCGCCGCGGTGGCGTCCGCCCGCATGCCCGGCGCCTCCCCCTCGAACGCCCGGTCGGAATCCATCCGTTCCAGCAGCATGGCCGCCGACCCGGCCATCGTCTGCGTGGTCAGGTCGGTGGCGACGTCGCGGCTCAGGCCCGCCGCGACACCGGCATCCACCAGGGCCTCGACCAGCAGGAAGAAATACGCCGGACCCGAACCGGACAGCGCGGTCACGGCGTCCATCTGGGCTTCCGGAACCGTGAGCACGCCGCCGACGGAGTCGAACAGCGCCGCGACCTCCTCGAGCTGTGGCGGGGTGACGAATCGGCCCTTGGCCAGCGCGGTCACCCCCGCGCCCACCAACGCGGCCGCGTTGGGCATCGCCCGGACCACCGGCGTCCCGGCCGGTAGCTTGGATTCGAAGTAGGTGATCGTGATCCCGGCCGCGACGGTGACGAACACCTGCTCGGCGCTGTCGGTCTCGGCCGCGGTGGCGGCACGCGCCAGCTCGCCCAGCACCGACTCGACGTCGGCCGGCTTGACGGCGACGACGACGAACGTCGCGTTCTCCACCGCGTCGGTCACCGAGGTGACCAGCACCGAATAGGTGTCGGCCAGGTATTCGGCGCGCTCGGGCACCCGTTCGACCACCACCAGGTCTTTCACCTGCCGGCCCGCCCGCAGCAGACCCGACAGCAATGCCTCGCCGATGCTGCCGCCGCCGATGATCGCGATTCTTGCCATGCCGGAAAGCATCGCAGACAGCGGCTACCCGCGAGCGGCAGGGACCAGCGCCAGTTGGCGGGCCTGCACCACCAGGCGGCCCAGGCTGTCGACGACGACGTGGTCCTCGTCGAACCAGTCGTGGCCGATCTCCATGCACGTCGCGATGATTCGCAGCCAGCCGTCGGCGGGCAGGGCGCGAAGGAAGGCGGTGAGCTGAATGGTGGGGGCCCAGCCGGTGCGGTCGACGGCGAAGGTCACCGGCGCCGACAGGTCCCCGCACATGAGCGCGAACAGCGCGTCCGGGGCCACGTCGCGGGGCCGCGCCCACATCTGGATCACCGGCGGCCGCCCGCCCGCGCTGAGCCCCATCGTCGACAGCACCGGCCGCACGTCGCAGCCCTCGCCCAGGTGCACCAGGCCGGCCAGCGGGTGGCCGGGCCCGATCGGCGCGACGTCGTCGGGCGGTTCGGGCGCCATCAGGTCCAGGACGGGGTTGGCCGACAGCAGCGGCGCGGCCCGGCCGCCCGGCGGGAAATGTTCCGGCGCGCCCAGGTTGACGA
It includes:
- a CDS encoding SDR family oxidoreductase, whose product is MHYPKVVLVTGACRFLGGYLTARLAQNPLINGVIAVDAIAPSKDMLRRMGRAEFVRADIRNPFIAKVIRNGDVDTVVHAAAASYAPRSGGSAALKELNVMGAMQLFAACQKAPSVRRVVLKSTSEVYGSSAHDPVMFTEDSSSRRPLRGGFAKDSLDIEGYARGLGRRRPDIAVTILRLANMIGPAMDTTLSRYLAGPLVPTMFGRDARLQLLHEQDALGALERAAMAGKAGTFNIGADGIIMLSQAIRRAGRIPLPVPGFGVWALDSLRRANRYTEITRDQFDYLSYGRVMDTTRMRTELGYQPKWTTADAFDDYVRGRGLTPIIDPDRVRSWEGRAIAIAQRWGSRNPIPWVGADRFG
- the proC gene encoding pyrroline-5-carboxylate reductase; this translates as MARIAIIGGGSIGEALLSGLLRAGRQVKDLVVVERVPERAEYLADTYSVLVTSVTDAVENATFVVVAVKPADVESVLGELARAATAAETDSAEQVFVTVAAGITITYFESKLPAGTPVVRAMPNAAALVGAGVTALAKGRFVTPPQLEEVAALFDSVGGVLTVPEAQMDAVTALSGSGPAYFFLLVEALVDAGVAAGLSRDVATDLTTQTMAGSAAMLLERMDSDRAFEGEAPGMRADATAAQLRATITSPGGTTAAALRELERGGVRAAVDAAVQAAKRRSEQLRITSE
- a CDS encoding 30S ribosomal protein bS22, with protein sequence MGSVIKKRRKRMSKKKHRKLLRRTRVQRRKLGK
- a CDS encoding thioesterase family protein, whose translation is MNALFTTAMTLRQVDPGVYAGELNEHWTIGPKVHGGAMLALCANAARTAHGGQDLQPVAVSASFLWAPDPGAVRLVTSIRKRGRRISVVDVELTQGDRTAVHAVVNLGAPEHFPPGGRAAPLLSANPVLDLMAPEPPDDVAPIGPGHPLAGLVHLGEGCDVRPVLSTMGLSAGGRPPVIQMWARPRDVAPDALFALMCGDLSAPVTFAVDRTGWAPTIQLTAFLRALPADGWLRIIATCMEIGHDWFDEDHVVVDSLGRLVVQARQLALVPAARG
- a CDS encoding cell division/environmental response transcriptional regulator — translated: MTSTNGPSARDSAGKGRDTGSADGQQARTQFLTVAEVAALMRVSKMTVYRLVHNGELPAVRVGRSFRVHAKAVHDMLETSYFDAG